In one window of Macrobrachium rosenbergii isolate ZJJX-2024 chromosome 27, ASM4041242v1, whole genome shotgun sequence DNA:
- the LOC136853550 gene encoding la-related protein 6-like translates to MLSLLSRIVIGDSEDRSAKEESHAFLSSPGSTASGETDEEYVSGDQMPTINIDRTELAQEALSADKDDLLTSSDQTDSSEDTKDDSALDEKADVLPPLIIPSRDVCRRILELVEYYLSDANLVKDMFLLKHVTKHREGYVSLKLVTSYKKVKRLTKDWRAVAHSLRSSSTLEMNSDETKVRRKDPLPPELEEDTRPFRTMLATHISPDCCNMNQLADFFGKFGDMISLQVHKPGGRTLNEVRLAEQEHPGIAQTICALIEYEKVHSARQSLRYINNNTNECNMKIMEVPRKKPENLLCVKGKAEPESAYYSNSEPSEPPSPVYHGRPILGKLKTPSSSVASSPCASPITKRRNIKVVSSPESSPPSPYHSRCGHPSPSSSPDDYNSRIFSPESFHSYRHYDTPGSLPLPRRKLPRSTMDSKTDSPRLNGRSSQNSNYDSSLMPLSPWLRRRALAKRNEGTSPSSTPSSSPRLRRRMESPSFLPDNVMRFPKGPDGTKGFTLKRSVLGAAKA, encoded by the coding sequence ATGTTAAGCTTGCTGTCGCGTATAGTCATTGGTGACTCAGAAGACCGAAGTGCAAAGGAAGAGAGCCATGCGTTTCTCAGTAGTCCTGGCTCAACTGCGAGTGGAGAAACAGATGAGGAATATGTCAGCGGTGATCAAATGCCCACCATAAACATAGATAGAACCGAGTTGGCTCAGGAAGCCTTAAGTGCAGATAAGGATGACCTCTTGACCTCGTCAGATCAGACTGACTCTAGTGAGGATACCAAGGATGACTCAGCTTTAGACGAGAAAGCTGATGTACTTCCTCCTCTAATAATCCCCAGCAGAGATGTCTGCCGACGTATCCTAGAGCTGGTCGAGTACTATCTCAGTGATGCAAATTTGGTGAAGGATATGTTTCTCCTAAAGCATGTCACCAAGCATCGTGAAGGGTATGTGTCTTTGAAGCTGGTAACAAGCTACAAGAAAGTGAAGAGGTTGACAAAGGATTGGAGAGCTGTCGCCCATTCACTGAGGTCATCAAGCACTTTGGAAATGAACAGTGATGAGACGAAGGTGCGCCGCAAAGACCCCTTGCCTCCTGAGCTTGAAGAAGACACTCGTCCATTCAGGACAATGCTGGCTACTCACATTAGTCCAGATTGCTGTAATATGAACCAGCTTGCAGATTTCTTCGGCAAGTTTGGAGACATGATCTCTCTACAGGTGCACAAACCTGGTGGGCGAACACTTAACGAAGTGCGGCTGGCTGAGCAAGAGCATCCAGGGATTGCTCAGACCATCTGTGcactgattgaatatgaaaagGTTCACAGTGCTCGTCAGTCCCTAAGGTACATCAACAACAATACTAATGAGTGCAACATGAAGATTATGGAAGTTCCACGCAAGAAGCCAGAAAATCTACTTTGTGTGAAAGGAAAAGCTGAGCCAGAGAGTGCTTACTACAGCAACTCTGAACCATCAGAACCTCCTTCACCCGTGTACCATGGTCGCCCCATTCTGGGGAAGTTAAAGACTCCATCATCATCAGTTGCATCTTCTCCTTGTGCCTCACCCATCACCAAAAGGAGAAATATCAAAGTAGTCTCATCTCCTGAATCATCCCCACCATCCCCTTATCATTCCAGATGTGGACATCCTTCGCCATCCTCCTCCCCTGATGACTACAATTCTAGGATCTTTAGCCCAGAGAGTTTCCATTCCTACCGTCATTACGATACTCCTGGGTCACTGCCCCTCCCACGACGAAAACTACCACGTTCGACCATGGATTCCAAAACTGACTCCCCTCGTCTGAATGGCCGCTCCTCCCAGAACTCAAACTATGACAGCAGTCTGATGCCCCTGAGCCCTTGGCTCAGGAGACGCGCCCTGGCCAAACGCAATGAGGGTACATCACCTTCTTCGACACCGTCCTCCTCCCCAAGGCTTCGACGACGTATGGAGTCACCATCGTTCTTACCTGACAATGTGATGCGTTTTCCCAAAGGGCCGGACGGCACCAAAGGCTTCACGCTCAAGCGGTCTGTTCTCGGTGCAGCAAAAGCTTGA